A genomic stretch from Sulfurimonas sediminis includes:
- the mdh gene encoding malate dehydrogenase, giving the protein MSQGKRVGIVGAGNVGATVAYSLAMLGSCHEIILRDNKIDVAKGKALDMSQAASAVRSHTVVKVAEEMSDLVDCDVVVVTAGSPRLPGMSRDDLLMINAKITKEVIEGIAKYSPNAVVIMVSNPLDAMTYVALKESGFDRSRVIGMAGILDSSRMAAFIQEKLGYGGGQIRASVMGGHGDDMVPLPRYSTVAGVPLSDVLTSEEIAEIVDRTRHGGAEIVGYLKTGSAYYAPAKSTAIMVDAILKDTKQIHPCAVCLEGEYGYSDVVSGVPVMLGAKGAEKIIEVTLDEKEKAMFAKSCKSVQDLIDTLKENNFFEGN; this is encoded by the coding sequence ATGAGTCAAGGAAAAAGAGTAGGGATAGTAGGTGCTGGTAATGTTGGTGCAACAGTAGCATACTCTCTTGCGATGCTTGGATCATGTCATGAAATTATTCTTCGTGACAACAAAATAGATGTAGCAAAAGGGAAGGCATTAGATATGTCACAGGCAGCTTCTGCTGTGAGAAGTCATACAGTGGTAAAAGTTGCTGAAGAGATGTCAGATTTGGTTGACTGTGATGTTGTTGTTGTAACTGCCGGCAGTCCAAGACTTCCCGGTATGAGTCGTGATGACTTACTGATGATTAATGCGAAAATCACAAAAGAGGTAATTGAAGGTATTGCAAAATACTCTCCAAACGCAGTTGTTATCATGGTTTCAAACCCGCTTGATGCGATGACTTATGTAGCGCTGAAAGAGAGTGGATTTGACAGAAGCCGTGTTATCGGAATGGCTGGAATTCTGGACAGTTCAAGAATGGCTGCATTTATTCAAGAGAAGCTTGGTTATGGCGGCGGACAGATTCGTGCTTCGGTTATGGGCGGACACGGAGATGATATGGTGCCTCTTCCTCGTTACTCGACTGTAGCGGGTGTGCCTTTGTCAGATGTGCTTACAAGTGAAGAAATTGCCGAAATTGTTGACAGAACACGTCACGGCGGTGCTGAAATTGTGGGATACCTAAAAACAGGTTCCGCTTATTATGCGCCTGCAAAATCAACAGCGATTATGGTAGATGCAATTTTAAAAGATACAAAACAGATTCACCCTTGTGCGGTATGTCTTGAAGGTGAATACGGATACAGTGATGTAGTTTCGGGGGTGCCTGTAATGCTTGGTGCCAAAGGTGCTGAAAAAATTATTGAAGTAACACTAGATGAAAAAGAAAAAGCGATGTTTGCCAAATCTTGCAAGTCGGTTCAAGACTTAATAGACACACTAAAAGAAAATAATTTTTTTGAAGGAAACTAG
- a CDS encoding NADP-dependent isocitrate dehydrogenase yields the protein MSKIIWSKIDEAPALATYSLLPIVNAFTKEAGVEVVTSDISLAGRVLAAMGLGEDELSKLGELVQKPEANIIKLPNISASVGQLKDCIAELQSQGYDIPNYPENPANAEEEAIQAKYSTCLGSAVNPVLREGNSDRRAAHAVKKYAQKHPHRLKPFAENSKAYVAHMNGDGDFYANEQSVTMDKAQKVTIALNGKELKTIDALDKEVLDGTFMSVKKLRAFIQKTIDEAKEKGVIWSIHLKATMMKISDPIMFGHAFQVFFKEVFDKYADLFAELGVNPNLGMSDLEKKIAGHSKEAEIKAAFQAVVDADAPRIAMVDSDKGTTNFNASNDVIIDASMPVVVREGGKQWDRTGAADECVAVIPDSTYAMFHQEMVADCVKNGQYDVTTMGNVANVGLMAQKAEEYGSHPTTFELEESGTVTVTAEDGTELMKFECEKGDIWRMSRTKDIPVQDWVRLAVERARLTGNPAVFWLDENRAHDTQILNKVNKYLKEHDTTGLDIKIMDVASATRFTNERVRAGKDTISVTGNVLRDHLTDMYPILELGTSAKMLSIVPLLAGGGLFETGAGGSAPKHVEQFVNEGHLRWDSLGEFLALAESLRMMYQKSEDSKIGALTEGLDKANEGYLDNDKAPSRKCGEPDNKASHYWVARYWAEALSTQTADTALAEKFTPVAETLVKNEEKILTELAAAEGSPKDIGGYFHPDDAKAEKAMRPSATLNAIIDSI from the coding sequence ATGTCAAAAATTATTTGGTCAAAAATTGATGAAGCTCCGGCTTTAGCAACATATTCTTTATTGCCAATCGTAAATGCTTTTACAAAAGAAGCAGGTGTAGAAGTTGTAACTAGTGATATTTCATTAGCAGGAAGAGTTTTAGCGGCAATGGGTCTTGGAGAAGATGAATTGTCTAAACTTGGTGAACTTGTGCAAAAACCGGAAGCTAACATTATTAAGCTTCCAAATATTTCTGCTTCAGTTGGTCAATTGAAAGACTGTATTGCCGAACTTCAGTCTCAAGGATATGATATTCCGAACTATCCGGAAAATCCTGCAAATGCTGAAGAAGAAGCTATTCAGGCTAAATACAGCACTTGTCTTGGTTCTGCAGTTAACCCTGTCCTTCGTGAAGGAAATTCTGACAGACGTGCAGCACATGCTGTTAAAAAATATGCACAGAAACATCCGCACAGACTCAAGCCTTTTGCCGAAAACTCAAAAGCTTACGTTGCTCACATGAATGGTGACGGTGATTTTTATGCAAATGAGCAGTCAGTAACTATGGACAAAGCGCAAAAAGTAACAATTGCATTAAACGGTAAAGAATTAAAAACTATTGATGCACTTGATAAAGAGGTCCTTGATGGTACTTTTATGTCAGTGAAAAAATTAAGAGCATTTATCCAAAAAACAATTGACGAAGCAAAAGAAAAAGGTGTTATATGGTCTATTCACCTTAAAGCTACAATGATGAAAATTTCTGATCCGATTATGTTTGGACATGCATTTCAGGTTTTCTTCAAAGAAGTTTTTGATAAATATGCAGATCTGTTTGCTGAGCTAGGAGTTAATCCAAATCTTGGTATGAGTGATTTAGAGAAAAAAATTGCCGGTCATTCAAAAGAAGCAGAAATTAAAGCTGCATTCCAGGCTGTAGTTGATGCAGATGCACCAAGAATTGCTATGGTTGATTCTGACAAAGGGACAACAAACTTCAATGCTTCAAACGATGTGATTATTGATGCTTCTATGCCTGTAGTTGTTCGTGAAGGTGGTAAACAGTGGGACAGAACAGGTGCAGCTGATGAGTGTGTTGCTGTTATTCCGGACAGTACCTATGCAATGTTCCATCAAGAGATGGTAGCTGACTGTGTAAAAAATGGACAGTATGATGTAACTACTATGGGAAATGTTGCAAATGTTGGTCTTATGGCACAAAAAGCTGAAGAGTATGGTTCTCACCCGACAACTTTTGAACTTGAAGAGAGTGGTACAGTTACAGTTACTGCCGAAGACGGCACAGAACTTATGAAATTTGAGTGTGAAAAAGGTGATATCTGGAGAATGTCTCGTACAAAAGATATTCCAGTACAAGATTGGGTGCGTTTAGCAGTTGAGCGTGCAAGACTTACAGGAAATCCAGCAGTATTTTGGTTAGATGAAAATCGTGCGCATGATACACAAATACTTAATAAAGTAAACAAATATCTTAAAGAGCATGATACTACTGGCTTAGATATAAAAATTATGGATGTAGCATCGGCTACAAGATTTACAAACGAAAGAGTAAGAGCTGGTAAAGATACGATTTCTGTAACTGGCAATGTTCTTCGTGACCACTTGACAGATATGTATCCTATTTTAGAGCTTGGAACATCTGCAAAAATGCTTTCAATTGTTCCATTATTAGCTGGTGGGGGTTTATTTGAAACAGGTGCCGGTGGTTCTGCTCCTAAACATGTTGAGCAATTTGTAAACGAAGGGCACTTACGATGGGATTCTCTTGGTGAATTTTTAGCACTTGCTGAATCACTTCGAATGATGTATCAAAAAAGTGAAGACAGTAAAATAGGTGCATTAACAGAAGGTCTCGACAAAGCAAATGAAGGATACCTTGATAATGATAAAGCACCAAGCAGAAAATGTGGCGAACCAGATAATAAAGCATCTCACTACTGGGTGGCACGCTACTGGGCCGAAGCATTAAGTACGCAAACTGCAGATACTGCTTTAGCAGAGAAATTTACTCCAGTTGCTGAAACACTTGTGAAAAATGAAGAAAAAATTCTTACTGAGCTTGCTGCTGCGGAAGGTTCTCCGAAAGATATCGGTGGTTATTTCCACCCGGATGATGCCAAAGCTGAAAAAGCAATGCGTCCGTCTGCAACATTGAATGCAATAATTGATTCAATCTAA
- the mltG gene encoding endolytic transglycosylase MltG translates to MKVKKTTILAYVFAIIFVIALSFMYYLNKPIYTPKVLYIPAGSINKIITQLQSKNYDVCKIDSFLLRMIGSPQSGWINLQTRVNTKADFLYKLTRSKAALQNVTLIPGETTYIFLNQLASNLHLNRQKLQDEFDKHAPMKEGVFIPDTYRLPLGITEKELIRVLLNSSHRKMKELSLKFFGNYNEKKWFRYVAIASIIQKESASVKEMPLVSSVIYNRINKGMKLQMDGTLNYGKYSHQKVTPYRIKNDTTTYNTYRHAGLPTAPVCNVSIDAIRAAVFPKKTDYLYFMKSKKGTHDFTCNYSTHLRNIKRATK, encoded by the coding sequence ATGAAAGTAAAAAAAACAACTATACTCGCGTATGTTTTCGCAATAATCTTTGTGATTGCATTATCTTTCATGTACTACCTTAATAAACCTATTTATACACCCAAAGTCCTCTATATTCCTGCAGGCTCTATTAATAAAATTATAACACAATTGCAGTCTAAAAATTATGATGTCTGCAAAATCGATTCTTTTCTTTTACGGATGATTGGCTCCCCTCAAAGCGGATGGATAAATTTACAGACAAGGGTAAACACCAAAGCGGATTTTTTATATAAACTGACAAGATCCAAGGCAGCTTTGCAAAATGTTACACTTATTCCGGGAGAGACCACTTATATATTTTTAAATCAACTGGCAAGCAATTTGCATCTCAACAGACAAAAACTGCAAGATGAATTTGACAAGCATGCTCCAATGAAAGAGGGCGTTTTTATTCCTGACACCTACAGACTTCCTTTGGGTATTACGGAAAAAGAACTTATAAGAGTGTTACTAAACAGCTCACACAGAAAAATGAAAGAACTCTCGCTGAAGTTTTTCGGCAATTATAATGAAAAAAAATGGTTTCGATATGTAGCAATAGCTTCAATAATTCAAAAAGAATCAGCCAGTGTAAAAGAGATGCCCTTGGTGAGTTCTGTTATATACAACAGAATAAACAAGGGAATGAAACTGCAAATGGACGGAACGCTTAACTACGGAAAGTATTCGCATCAAAAGGTCACACCCTACCGAATTAAAAATGATACTACAACATACAATACATACAGACATGCAGGGCTTCCAACTGCTCCTGTCTGCAATGTAAGTATTGATGCCATACGGGCTGCGGTATTTCCTAAAAAAACAGATTATCTCTATTTTATGAAATCCAAAAAAGGAACACATGACTTTACATGTAACTATTCTACACATTTACGCAACATAAAGCGTGCTACAAAATGA